The region TCTGCGGCGTCGACTACGCCGCCTACGCCGGGCGCCGCGTGCCGCAGGGCGGCCGCTATGCCGCCGTGGTGCACCTGCTGTCCTTCACGCACAACTGGCGGCTGCGGGTGCGCTGCCTGTGCCCGGACGACGAGTTCCCGATGCTGCCGTCGCTGGTCGAGGTGTGGCCGAGCCTCAACTGGTACGAGCGCGAGGCGTTCGACCTCTTCGGCATCATCTTCGACGGCCATCCCGACCTGCGCCGCATCCTCACCGACTACGGCTTCGTCGGCCACCCGTTCCGCAAGGACTTCCCGATCACCGGCTACGTCGAGATGCGCTACGACCCGGAGCAGCGGCGCGTGGTCTACCAGCCCGTGACCATCGATCCGCGCGAGGTGACGCCGCGCATCGTGCGCGAGGAGCACTACGGCGAGGGGGGCGCCTAGCGCGATGCCGGAGATCCGCAACTACACGCTCAACTTCGGGCCGCAGCACCCGGCGGCGCACGGGGTGCTGCGCCTGGTGCTCGAGCTCGACGGCGAGGTGATCCAGCGCGCCGACCCGCACATCGGGCTGCTGCACCGGGGCACGGAGAAGCTGGCGGAGCACCGCACCTTCCTGCAGACGCTGCCGTACATGGACCGCCTCGACTACGTGTCCATGATGTGCAACGAGCACGCCTACGTGCTGGCGGTGGAGAA is a window of Vicinamibacterales bacterium DNA encoding:
- a CDS encoding NADH-quinone oxidoreductase subunit C; this translates as MTPRLQKLFDLLQQAGLAPLERLGEVTVEVSAARYKETCLGLRDSPELRFEQATDLCGVDYAAYAGRRVPQGGRYAAVVHLLSFTHNWRLRVRCLCPDDEFPMLPSLVEVWPSLNWYEREAFDLFGIIFDGHPDLRRILTDYGFVGHPFRKDFPITGYVEMRYDPEQRRVVYQPVTIDPREVTPRIVREEHYGEGGA